DNA from Ancylothrix sp. D3o:
ATCTTATATTGCCGGCGTACCACCCCAATCACCAACTGACTAAAAAAAGACTCATCAATAGACTTACCGGCACCGGCACGAAAATCATAATAAACAAACCGCGCCGCCACCCCAACACTTTCATCCAGCCAATCTTCCAACATCCAAGCCTCCGCCTGTAGCGACGGGGAAGCCGGTAAAAAAGAAGGCAGAGGCTGGTAGCCTTCGAGAAACCTTAAAATCTCCGTAGAATCACCAATTGCAGCCGGTTGATTTTCCAATTGCGGAAGTAAAACAGGCATAGTCGTCAAACCCGTAAGCGGTTTCAACTTCAAAGCATGAAACCCAGGAGTTAAATTTTCCACCGCATAAGGAATTTTCTTATAACCCAGAGCCAAACGAGCCTTACGGCAATAGTGAGACGTACTGAACTGTAAAAGCAACATTAATCAGCCAAAAAATCCAATAAAAAACCGGGAAGATAGC
Protein-coding regions in this window:
- a CDS encoding glutathione S-transferase family protein gives rise to the protein MLLLQFSTSHYCRKARLALGYKKIPYAVENLTPGFHALKLKPLTGLTTMPVLLPQLENQPAAIGDSTEILRFLEGYQPLPSFLPASPSLQAEAWMLEDWLDESVGVAARFVYYDFRAGAGKSIDESFFSQLVIGVVRRQYKINSASVRLAALRLEKAMEFLRCRWQVSPFLVGDNLSVADIAAAALLSPLALIPQYRENYPELMQLIAEIHNVCNEPLPPGL